In Mixophyes fleayi isolate aMixFle1 chromosome 11, aMixFle1.hap1, whole genome shotgun sequence, one DNA window encodes the following:
- the ENO1 gene encoding alpha-enolase isoform X2: MAVLKVCSREIFDSRGNPTVEVDLYTEKGLFRAAVPSGASTGIYEALELRDNDKTRYMGKGVKRAVKYVNEFLGPALCTQKLNVVEQEKIDKLMLEMDGTENKSKFGANAILGVSLAVCKAGAAEKGVPLYRHIADLAGNPEVILPVPAFNVINGGSHAGNKLAMQEFMILPVGATSFKEAMRIGAEVYHNLKNVIKAKYGQDATNVGDEGGFAPNILENKEALELLKTAISKAGYSDKIVIGMDVAASEFYRDGKYDLDFKSPDDPSRYISPDQLADLYRGFVKDYPVVSIEDPFDQDDWCAWSKFTESTGIQVVGDDLTVTNPKRIEKAVADKACNCLLLKVNQIGSVTESLQACKLAQTNGWGVMVSHRSGETEDTFIADLVVGLCTGQIKTGAPCRSERLAKYNQLLRIEEELGSKARFAGKNFRKPVFN; this comes from the exons ATGGCAGTACTAAAGGTCTGTTCAAGAGAAATCTTTGATTCCCGTGGGAACCCTACTGTAGAGGTTGACCTCTATACAGAAAAAG GTCTCTTCCGTGCTGCTGTGCCCAGCGGAGCCTCCACTGGTATCTATGAAGCACTTGAGCTTCGTGACAATGACAAAACTCGCTACATGGGGAAGG GTGTCAAAAGAGCTGTGAAATATGTAAACGAGTTTCTGGGACCTGCTTTATGCACCCAG AAATTAAATGTTGTGGAACAGGAAAAGATTGACAAACTCATGTTGGAAATGGATGGAACTGAGAACAAGT CAAAGTTTGGAGCCAATGCCATCCTGGGTGTGTCTCTGGCAGTATGCAAGGCTGGCGCTGCTGAAAAAGGCGTCCCCTTGTACCGTCACATCGCTGACTTGGCTGGGAACCCTGAGGTCATCCTTCCTGTCCCG GCATTTAACGTGATCAATGGTGGCTCTCATGCTGGTAACAAACTGGCCATGCAGGAGTTCATGATCCTTCCAGTGGGTGCCACCTCCTTCAAGGAAGCCATGCGTATTGGAGCAGAGGTTTACCACAACCTGAAGAACGTGATCAAGGCTAAATATGGGCAGGATGCCACAAATGTTGGAGATGAAGGTGGATTTGCACCCAACATTCTTGAGAATAAGGAAG CTCTGGAACTTCTGAAGACTGCCATTAGCAAGGCTGGATATTCTGACAAGATTGTGATTGGGATGGATGTTGCTGCATCTGAATTCTACCGTGATGGAAAGTATGACCTGGACTTCAAGTCACCAGATGACCCTAGCAGATACATCTCCCCTGACCAGCTGGCCGACTTGTACAGGGGCTTTGTTAAAGACTATCCAG TTGTGTCCATTGAAGATCCATTTGACCAAGATGACTGGTGTGCATGGTCAAAGTTTACAGAAAGCACCGGGATCCAGGTAGTTGGTGATGACCTGACTGTGACCAACCCCAAGAGAATTGAGAAGGCTGTGGCGGATAAGGCCTGCAACTGTCTGCTCCTCAAAGTTAACCAGATCGGCAGTGTCACTGAATCACTTCAGGC ATGCAAACTGGCTCAGACCAATGGCTGGGGAGTGATGGTCAGCCATCGATCTGGAGAAACTGAGGACACCTTCATTGCTGATCTGGTGGTTGGCCTCTGTACTGGACAG atAAAGACTGGTGCCCCATGTAGATCTGAGCGTCTTGCAAAGTACAACCAACTGCTCAG AATTGAGGAGGAACTGGGATCCAAGGCTcgttttgctggcaaaaacttcAGGAAGCCCGTCTTCAACTAA
- the ENO1 gene encoding enolase isoform X1 produces the protein MAVLKVCSREIFDSRGNPTVEVDLYTEKGLFRAAVPSGASTGIYEALELRDNDKTRYMGKGVSKAVEHINKTIAPALVGKKLNVVEQEKIDKLMLEMDGTENKSKFGANAILGVSLAVCKAGAAEKGVPLYRHIADLAGNPEVILPVPAFNVINGGSHAGNKLAMQEFMILPVGATSFKEAMRIGAEVYHNLKNVIKAKYGQDATNVGDEGGFAPNILENKEALELLKTAISKAGYSDKIVIGMDVAASEFYRDGKYDLDFKSPDDPSRYISPDQLADLYRGFVKDYPVVSIEDPFDQDDWCAWSKFTESTGIQVVGDDLTVTNPKRIEKAVADKACNCLLLKVNQIGSVTESLQACKLAQTNGWGVMVSHRSGETEDTFIADLVVGLCTGQIKTGAPCRSERLAKYNQLLRIEEELGSKARFAGKNFRKPVFN, from the exons ATGGCAGTACTAAAGGTCTGTTCAAGAGAAATCTTTGATTCCCGTGGGAACCCTACTGTAGAGGTTGACCTCTATACAGAAAAAG GTCTCTTCCGTGCTGCTGTGCCCAGCGGAGCCTCCACTGGTATCTATGAAGCACTTGAGCTTCGTGACAATGACAAAACTCGCTACATGGGGAAGG GTGTCTCTAAGGCCGTTGAGCACATCAATAAAACCATTGCACCAGCACTGGTTGGAAAG AAATTAAATGTTGTGGAACAGGAAAAGATTGACAAACTCATGTTGGAAATGGATGGAACTGAGAACAAGT CAAAGTTTGGAGCCAATGCCATCCTGGGTGTGTCTCTGGCAGTATGCAAGGCTGGCGCTGCTGAAAAAGGCGTCCCCTTGTACCGTCACATCGCTGACTTGGCTGGGAACCCTGAGGTCATCCTTCCTGTCCCG GCATTTAACGTGATCAATGGTGGCTCTCATGCTGGTAACAAACTGGCCATGCAGGAGTTCATGATCCTTCCAGTGGGTGCCACCTCCTTCAAGGAAGCCATGCGTATTGGAGCAGAGGTTTACCACAACCTGAAGAACGTGATCAAGGCTAAATATGGGCAGGATGCCACAAATGTTGGAGATGAAGGTGGATTTGCACCCAACATTCTTGAGAATAAGGAAG CTCTGGAACTTCTGAAGACTGCCATTAGCAAGGCTGGATATTCTGACAAGATTGTGATTGGGATGGATGTTGCTGCATCTGAATTCTACCGTGATGGAAAGTATGACCTGGACTTCAAGTCACCAGATGACCCTAGCAGATACATCTCCCCTGACCAGCTGGCCGACTTGTACAGGGGCTTTGTTAAAGACTATCCAG TTGTGTCCATTGAAGATCCATTTGACCAAGATGACTGGTGTGCATGGTCAAAGTTTACAGAAAGCACCGGGATCCAGGTAGTTGGTGATGACCTGACTGTGACCAACCCCAAGAGAATTGAGAAGGCTGTGGCGGATAAGGCCTGCAACTGTCTGCTCCTCAAAGTTAACCAGATCGGCAGTGTCACTGAATCACTTCAGGC ATGCAAACTGGCTCAGACCAATGGCTGGGGAGTGATGGTCAGCCATCGATCTGGAGAAACTGAGGACACCTTCATTGCTGATCTGGTGGTTGGCCTCTGTACTGGACAG atAAAGACTGGTGCCCCATGTAGATCTGAGCGTCTTGCAAAGTACAACCAACTGCTCAG AATTGAGGAGGAACTGGGATCCAAGGCTcgttttgctggcaaaaacttcAGGAAGCCCGTCTTCAACTAA